In Gulosibacter molinativorax, a single window of DNA contains:
- a CDS encoding alpha/beta hydrolase produces the protein MQIPLSRVAADQRGLIAAFREAGGKSYQDASSVAESRANYERSCAANGLAPDAVAHVEDVAVGSFGVRVYDPRPARASASASGSGLASDSAAASASVSTSASAPGSDRSLGRIDGPTSTDSTGGAFEAASYRAAADPVIVFAHGGGWVIGSLETHDSVCRRIATLTGLPVVAIDYRLGPEAPFPAGHEDCRDAVAWVRDAAAERSWDANRIVTIGDSAGGGIAAVLASQPSMHVADTTVIGQVLLYPMLDVANESAGFARITDGVPLTAATIRWFVENYVLDEALRSDPRVSPLPAVTEDGPAQPPAWILSLGLDPLADEALEYSRRLALGGTHVELVHLPDHAHGLFTSAGKIATGERMLEQAADFILRAVAAAANEDSLARASA, from the coding sequence ATGCAGATCCCACTTTCTCGCGTAGCTGCAGACCAGCGAGGGCTCATCGCGGCGTTTCGCGAGGCCGGCGGCAAGTCGTATCAGGATGCTTCGTCAGTGGCCGAGTCTCGTGCGAACTACGAGCGCTCGTGTGCGGCGAACGGTCTGGCACCGGATGCGGTGGCTCACGTCGAGGATGTTGCGGTTGGTTCGTTCGGGGTGCGGGTTTATGACCCGCGCCCCGCGCGGGCGTCTGCTTCGGCATCGGGTTCGGGTTTGGCTTCGGACTCGGCGGCGGCATCGGCATCGGTATCGACATCGGCATCGGCTCCCGGTTCGGATCGTTCGTTAGGACGCATAGACGGCCCGACCTCGACCGATTCCACGGGTGGTGCCTTCGAGGCTGCGTCCTATCGTGCGGCTGCCGACCCTGTCATCGTGTTCGCGCACGGTGGCGGTTGGGTCATCGGCTCGCTCGAGACGCACGACTCGGTGTGCCGCCGCATCGCGACGCTCACTGGCCTCCCGGTCGTCGCGATTGACTACCGACTCGGCCCCGAGGCCCCGTTCCCAGCTGGCCACGAAGACTGTCGCGATGCGGTGGCCTGGGTTCGGGATGCCGCAGCGGAACGCTCGTGGGACGCGAACCGCATCGTCACGATCGGCGACAGTGCGGGCGGCGGCATCGCCGCGGTGCTCGCGTCGCAGCCTTCGATGCACGTGGCCGACACCACGGTGATCGGCCAGGTGCTGCTGTACCCGATGCTCGATGTCGCCAACGAATCCGCCGGGTTCGCGCGCATCACCGACGGCGTGCCGCTCACCGCGGCGACCATCCGCTGGTTCGTCGAGAACTACGTGCTTGACGAGGCGCTGCGGTCGGACCCCCGTGTCTCGCCGCTGCCCGCAGTCACCGAGGATGGGCCGGCTCAGCCGCCAGCGTGGATCCTCTCGCTCGGGCTCGATCCGCTTGCGGATGAGGCGCTCGAGTACTCACGCCGCTTGGCCCTTGGCGGGACGCACGTCGAACTCGTGCACCTGCCGGACCACGCACACGGCCTGTTCACTTCGGCCGGGAAGATTGCCACCGGCGAGCGGATGCTCGAGCAGGCCGCGGACTTCATCCTCCGCGCCGTCGCCGCCGCGGCTAACGAGGACTCGCTCGCTCGGGCTTCGGCCTAG
- a CDS encoding MFS transporter, translated as MTEGKGEAPLSRVLTIAFLPTFIYSIGQGAIVPVIPAVAASLGANVAFAGFIAGSLLIGQAIGNLPAASVVRKLGEQKAMMIAALATIIGASISYFATSTWMLLAGILIQGLMTATFALARQSFLSTYVPLRYRARAMSSLGGVFRSGMFVGPFLAAWLISLTGDPQNNFLAFIACSLLVFVVLLILPDIEKYGSPNTKLSMAKEERPDKEPMWQTFQRKRNVLLTLGTGAGTMMMVRSARQVVLPLWGHAIGMDAGMVAIVIGIGGAIDFALFFTSGWIMDKFGRAASAVPAMAGMGLGFLVLAFLFEVPHADIWFIVITCWLALSNGVGSGVVMTLGADLADPGDPAPFLGAWRTITDVSGATVPFIVAGLAAVASLPLTAGVFGVIGLGGGFLLWRYIPKYVPKPPMTGPIDLAGD; from the coding sequence ATGACTGAAGGCAAGGGGGAGGCGCCGCTTTCGCGCGTGCTGACGATCGCGTTTCTGCCGACATTTATCTATTCGATCGGGCAGGGCGCCATTGTTCCGGTGATCCCGGCGGTCGCGGCTTCCCTCGGAGCCAACGTCGCGTTCGCCGGCTTCATTGCCGGATCGCTGCTCATTGGGCAAGCAATCGGAAACCTTCCCGCCGCATCCGTCGTGCGCAAACTCGGCGAGCAGAAGGCGATGATGATCGCCGCCCTCGCGACGATCATCGGCGCATCCATCTCGTACTTCGCGACATCGACCTGGATGCTCCTCGCCGGCATCCTGATTCAGGGCCTGATGACGGCCACGTTCGCGCTCGCGCGACAGTCATTCCTCTCTACCTACGTGCCGCTGCGGTACCGAGCGCGCGCGATGTCCTCGCTTGGCGGTGTATTTCGGTCGGGGATGTTCGTCGGGCCGTTCCTCGCCGCGTGGCTAATCTCGCTGACGGGCGATCCGCAGAACAACTTCCTCGCATTCATCGCCTGCTCACTCTTGGTGTTCGTGGTGCTACTGATCCTGCCGGACATCGAAAAGTACGGCTCGCCGAACACCAAGCTCAGCATGGCGAAGGAAGAGCGGCCCGACAAAGAACCGATGTGGCAGACGTTCCAGCGCAAGCGCAACGTCCTACTCACGCTCGGCACGGGCGCGGGCACCATGATGATGGTGCGGTCGGCCCGGCAGGTCGTGCTGCCCCTTTGGGGTCACGCCATCGGCATGGATGCGGGGATGGTCGCCATCGTGATCGGTATCGGCGGTGCGATCGACTTCGCGCTGTTCTTTACGAGCGGCTGGATCATGGACAAATTCGGTCGTGCGGCGAGCGCCGTTCCCGCTATGGCGGGCATGGGGCTCGGATTCCTGGTGCTGGCGTTCCTGTTCGAGGTGCCGCACGCCGACATCTGGTTCATCGTGATCACGTGCTGGCTCGCGCTGTCGAACGGCGTTGGCTCGGGCGTCGTGATGACGCTCGGTGCGGACCTCGCTGATCCGGGGGATCCCGCGCCGTTCCTTGGTGCGTGGCGAACGATCACGGACGTGTCGGGCGCGACGGTACCGTTCATCGTTGCGGGGCTCGCGGCTGTGGCGAGTCTGCCACTCACTGCTGGTGTGTTCGGTGTGATTGGGCTTGGCGGCGGGTTCCTGTTGTGGCGATACATCCCGAAGTACGTTCCGAAGCCGCCAATGACCGGGCCGATCGACCTCGCGGGGGACTAG
- a CDS encoding ATP-dependent Clp protease ATP-binding subunit: MFERFTDRARRVIVLAQEEAKLLNHNYIGTEHLLLGLIHEGDGVAAKALESLGISLEAVRDQVQDIIGKGQQKPNGHIPFTPRAKKVLELSLREALQLGHNYIGTEHILLGLIREGEGVAAQVLVKLGADLNSVRQQVIQLLAGYQGKEPVAAGPEGTSGASPTGSAVLDQFGENFTQLARDNKLDPVIGREKEIERVMQILSRRTKNNPVLIGEPGVGKTAVVEGLAQAIVNGEVPETLKDKQLYSLDLGSLIAGSRYRGDFEERLKKVTKEIKTRGDIIVFIDEIHTLVGAGSAEGAIDAANILKPMLSRGEMQTIGATTLDEYKKHFEKDAALERRFQPILVDEPSAAHSINILKGLRDKYEAFHKVTITDDAIVAAVNLSDRYVSDRHLPDKAIDLIDEAGARLRLSVLSSPPELRELDEKIAKVRSDKEEAIDLQDFEKAASLRDDEKKLLGERLRLEKQWKAGDVKATGTVDAGLIAEVLAQATGIPVFKLTEEETARLVFMEDALHERVIGQEEAVSALSKTIRRTRAGLKDPNRPSGSFIFAGPTGVGKTELAKALAEFLFDDESALITLDMSEFGEKHTVSRLFGAPPGFVGFEDGGQLTEKVRRKPFSVVLFDEIEKAHPDIFNSLLQILEEGRLTDGQGRVVDFKNTVIIMTTNLGTKDISGGPVGFQIEGDTGTSYERMKAKVNEELKKHFKPEFLNRVDDTIVFPQLSPKELLQIVDLFTKRLAERMLDQDMTVKLSQPAKEQLIKVGYDPALGARPLRRAMQHEVEDQLSEYILRGELRGGDHVEVDYDGKEFQFDIQRKERQRVGAGSGYVNAEGVIDTKPEAGVAGIAEGSATTQDLDN; the protein is encoded by the coding sequence ATGTTTGAACGCTTTACCGACCGCGCCCGACGCGTGATCGTGCTCGCCCAGGAAGAGGCAAAGCTCCTAAACCACAACTACATCGGCACCGAGCACCTGCTGCTCGGCCTCATTCACGAGGGCGATGGCGTTGCGGCGAAGGCGCTTGAGTCGCTCGGCATTTCGCTCGAGGCAGTGCGCGATCAGGTGCAGGACATCATTGGCAAGGGGCAACAGAAGCCCAATGGCCACATTCCCTTTACTCCGCGTGCCAAGAAGGTGCTCGAGCTTTCGCTGCGCGAGGCGCTGCAGCTCGGCCACAACTACATCGGCACGGAGCACATCCTGCTCGGCCTGATTCGCGAGGGCGAGGGCGTCGCTGCCCAGGTCCTCGTGAAGCTCGGCGCCGACCTCAACTCGGTGCGCCAGCAGGTCATCCAGCTGCTCGCCGGCTACCAGGGCAAGGAGCCCGTTGCCGCCGGACCCGAGGGCACTAGCGGCGCAAGCCCGACTGGTTCGGCCGTGCTCGACCAGTTTGGTGAGAACTTCACGCAGCTCGCGCGCGACAACAAGCTCGACCCGGTGATCGGGCGCGAGAAGGAAATCGAGCGCGTGATGCAGATTCTGTCGCGTCGCACGAAGAACAACCCGGTGCTGATCGGTGAGCCCGGTGTCGGTAAGACCGCCGTGGTTGAGGGCCTCGCGCAGGCGATCGTCAACGGCGAGGTGCCCGAGACGCTGAAGGACAAGCAGCTCTACAGCCTCGACCTCGGCTCGCTCATCGCTGGCTCGCGCTACCGCGGTGACTTCGAGGAACGCCTCAAGAAGGTCACCAAGGAGATCAAGACTCGCGGCGACATCATCGTCTTCATCGACGAGATCCACACCCTGGTGGGCGCTGGCTCGGCCGAGGGCGCGATCGACGCCGCGAACATCCTGAAGCCGATGCTCTCGCGCGGCGAGATGCAGACGATCGGTGCGACCACCCTTGACGAGTACAAGAAGCACTTCGAGAAGGATGCCGCGCTCGAGCGACGCTTCCAGCCCATCCTCGTAGATGAGCCTTCGGCAGCGCACTCGATCAACATCCTCAAGGGCCTGCGTGACAAGTACGAGGCCTTCCACAAGGTGACCATCACCGACGACGCGATCGTCGCCGCGGTCAACCTGTCGGATCGCTACGTTTCGGACCGCCACCTGCCCGACAAGGCCATCGACCTGATCGACGAGGCTGGCGCGCGCCTGCGCCTGTCGGTGCTGTCCTCGCCGCCGGAGTTGCGCGAGCTTGACGAGAAGATCGCCAAGGTTCGGAGCGACAAGGAAGAGGCGATCGACCTCCAGGACTTCGAGAAGGCCGCATCCCTGCGCGACGACGAGAAGAAGCTGCTCGGTGAGCGACTTCGCCTCGAGAAGCAGTGGAAGGCTGGCGACGTCAAGGCGACCGGCACCGTGGATGCGGGGCTCATTGCCGAGGTGCTCGCCCAAGCGACCGGCATCCCGGTGTTCAAGCTCACCGAGGAAGAGACCGCGCGTCTCGTCTTCATGGAGGATGCGCTGCACGAGCGCGTCATCGGCCAGGAAGAGGCTGTTTCCGCACTGTCCAAGACCATCCGCCGAACGCGCGCTGGCCTCAAGGACCCGAACCGCCCATCCGGCTCGTTCATCTTCGCTGGTCCGACCGGTGTCGGTAAGACCGAGCTCGCGAAGGCCCTGGCTGAGTTCCTGTTCGACGACGAGTCGGCGCTGATCACCCTCGATATGTCCGAGTTCGGTGAGAAGCACACGGTGTCGCGTCTGTTCGGTGCCCCTCCGGGATTCGTCGGATTCGAGGATGGCGGCCAGCTCACCGAGAAGGTGCGCCGGAAGCCGTTCTCGGTCGTGCTCTTCGACGAGATCGAGAAGGCCCACCCGGACATCTTCAACTCGCTGCTGCAGATCCTCGAAGAGGGCCGATTGACTGACGGTCAGGGTCGCGTCGTCGACTTCAAGAACACCGTCATCATCATGACGACCAACCTCGGTACGAAGGACATCTCGGGTGGCCCGGTTGGCTTCCAGATCGAGGGCGACACCGGTACGTCCTACGAGCGGATGAAGGCAAAAGTCAACGAAGAGCTCAAGAAGCACTTCAAGCCCGAGTTCCTCAACCGTGTCGACGACACGATCGTATTCCCGCAGCTCTCGCCGAAGGAACTCCTGCAGATCGTGGACCTCTTCACCAAGCGTCTCGCCGAGCGCATGCTCGACCAGGACATGACGGTGAAGCTGTCGCAGCCCGCCAAGGAGCAGCTCATCAAGGTTGGTTACGACCCCGCACTCGGTGCGCGTCCGCTTCGCCGCGCGATGCAGCACGAGGTCGAGGACCAGCTGTCGGAGTACATCCTTCGCGGTGAGCTCCGCGGTGGCGACCACGTTGAGGTCGACTACGACGGCAAGGAATTCCAGTTCGACATTCAGCGCAAGGAGCGCCAGCGTGTCGGTGCGGGTTCCGGGTACGTGAACGCCGAGGGCGTTATCGACACGAAGCCTGAGGCTGGCGTGGCTGGCATCGCCGAGGGCAGCGCCACGACGCAGGATCTCGACAACTAG